The following are encoded together in the Capsulimonas corticalis genome:
- a CDS encoding FG-GAP-like repeat-containing protein: protein MNSCLRGLMRWSASALLLLVLATGLWAQDMSPGYYDAGAPAYVDLWVNPVSGRDSNSGATRGAALQTVEAAWAKIPAQTALTKAYRILLTPGNYSESAMPSGNWFELRQGSFAHPVVIQAADGKHTVRLHAYLQFDHCSYLYLINLDFVTDRGYGGGGNVVHYSFCDHMLLRGCVLNGFDGAIRQPQETLKVNQVRYMYVEDCDISNAFWMGLDYVAVQYGHIVNNKIHDTDNDCLMVKGGSAYLRIEGNEVYNSAQCGLVAGQGTTFGFMVAPWLHYEVYDTKFVNNIVHDIQNAGIAARGVYNVLFAHNTLYRIGLDQVYGSGLILCSPGGRVCEGDLDICQRLHLAGGWGQTSIGDEAQCIPNRNVYIYNNIFYNPLGVRTLYGHFVIFGPQPAPPGTNIPGPVLSDDNLRIKGNIVWNGPSDLDLGLDDSSGAQPSNPTCNETLMRAQNAINTLQPQLVDPAHGNFRPLLGGSVFRAVSYPVPDFAGGDRQPRPLAPAGNLSNAVTRDISGRGRAGLCPPGAYAAVPGDFDGDGRPDLALENPATHAAGVWRLNGAVKYGDALFSAPLPADFHIAAIGDFNGDGQTDLVLENSATHAIRLWFMNRITRASEAIAPSLSAGWRIAGAADLNGDGRQDLILENAGTRQAGVWYMNGAVRIGGTVVSTPLPTGFRIAGAGDFNRDGRPDLLLENAQTHLATIWTMNGVTKTGETPVSPALPTGSSIAGVCDWDGDGCPDLTIFNPSTMTGAIWRMNGALRLTETPISPALAAGWRIAGAP from the coding sequence ATGAACAGTTGCCTCCGTGGATTGATGCGCTGGAGCGCATCGGCGCTGCTGCTCTTGGTTTTGGCGACCGGACTGTGGGCGCAGGATATGAGCCCGGGCTACTATGACGCCGGCGCGCCGGCGTATGTGGACCTCTGGGTCAACCCCGTGAGCGGACGAGACTCCAACAGCGGCGCCACGCGCGGCGCGGCGCTCCAGACGGTGGAGGCGGCCTGGGCGAAGATCCCTGCGCAGACGGCGCTGACGAAAGCGTACCGGATCCTGCTGACGCCCGGAAATTACTCCGAAAGCGCCATGCCGAGCGGCAACTGGTTTGAGCTGCGGCAGGGAAGCTTCGCACACCCCGTAGTCATTCAGGCCGCCGACGGAAAGCATACCGTGCGCCTGCATGCGTACCTGCAATTCGACCACTGCTCCTACCTCTATCTCATCAACCTGGACTTCGTGACCGACCGAGGCTACGGCGGCGGGGGGAACGTGGTTCACTATTCGTTCTGCGATCATATGCTGCTGCGCGGCTGCGTGCTGAACGGTTTCGACGGCGCGATACGCCAGCCCCAGGAGACGCTCAAGGTCAATCAGGTGCGTTATATGTATGTCGAGGACTGCGACATCAGCAACGCCTTCTGGATGGGCCTGGATTATGTCGCCGTGCAGTACGGGCATATCGTCAACAATAAGATCCACGACACGGACAACGACTGCCTGATGGTGAAGGGCGGCTCCGCGTACCTGCGCATCGAGGGCAACGAAGTCTACAACTCCGCCCAGTGCGGCCTTGTCGCGGGCCAGGGGACCACATTTGGCTTCATGGTGGCGCCGTGGCTGCACTATGAAGTGTACGACACGAAGTTCGTCAACAATATCGTCCACGATATCCAGAACGCCGGGATCGCGGCGCGCGGCGTTTATAACGTCCTGTTCGCGCACAACACGCTCTATCGGATCGGCCTGGACCAAGTCTACGGCTCCGGCCTGATTCTCTGCTCGCCCGGAGGGCGGGTCTGCGAAGGAGACCTAGACATTTGCCAGCGGCTGCACCTGGCCGGCGGATGGGGGCAGACATCGATCGGCGATGAAGCCCAGTGCATTCCCAATCGCAATGTCTATATTTACAACAATATCTTCTACAACCCGCTGGGCGTCCGAACGCTCTACGGCCATTTCGTCATCTTCGGACCGCAGCCGGCCCCGCCGGGAACCAATATCCCCGGCCCCGTCCTCTCCGACGACAACCTTCGGATCAAAGGCAACATCGTCTGGAATGGTCCCAGCGATCTGGACCTGGGGCTTGACGACAGCTCCGGCGCCCAGCCCTCCAATCCTACCTGCAATGAGACCCTGATGCGCGCTCAGAACGCGATCAACACGCTCCAGCCGCAGTTGGTCGATCCCGCGCACGGCAACTTTCGGCCCTTGTTAGGCGGCAGCGTCTTCCGAGCCGTCAGCTACCCGGTTCCGGACTTCGCGGGCGGCGACCGCCAGCCTCGCCCGCTCGCTCCCGCCGGCAACCTCTCGAACGCCGTCACGCGGGATATCTCGGGCCGGGGCCGCGCCGGTCTCTGCCCGCCAGGAGCTTACGCGGCGGTCCCTGGCGACTTCGACGGCGACGGCCGCCCGGACCTGGCGCTGGAGAACCCCGCGACGCACGCCGCCGGCGTATGGCGTCTGAACGGCGCCGTAAAATACGGCGACGCCCTCTTCTCGGCTCCTCTGCCTGCGGACTTTCACATCGCCGCCATCGGCGATTTCAACGGCGACGGCCAGACGGATCTTGTGCTGGAGAACTCCGCGACGCACGCCATACGCCTGTGGTTCATGAACCGGATAACACGCGCCAGCGAAGCAATCGCGCCGTCGCTCAGCGCGGGCTGGCGGATCGCAGGAGCCGCCGATCTTAATGGGGACGGGCGTCAGGATCTGATCCTAGAGAATGCGGGGACCCGCCAGGCGGGAGTCTGGTATATGAACGGCGCCGTCAGAATAGGCGGAACGGTCGTCTCCACGCCGCTGCCGACGGGGTTCCGGATCGCCGGAGCGGGCGACTTTAACCGTGATGGGCGACCAGATCTCCTCCTGGAAAACGCCCAGACCCATCTCGCGACCATCTGGACCATGAACGGCGTGACGAAAACCGGCGAAACGCCGGTATCCCCCGCGCTTCCGACCGGCTCATCGATCGCCGGCGTGTGCGATTGGGACGGCGATGGATGCCCCGATCTCACGATTTTCAACCCATCCACGATGACGGGAGCGATTTGGCGAATGAACGGCGCGCTCCGCCTCACGGAGACGCCGATCTCCCCCGCGCTCGCCGCCGGATGGCGCATCGCCGGCGCTCCATAA
- a CDS encoding fibronectin type III domain-containing protein: protein MNRTHARKRAFIIGTLGLAATAGRAAADPSDLMRIAGHMPAALSQTKLIGATDESAPLSMAIVLPLRNPGLLQTTLQQIYDPSSPSYHHFLSSEEFNARFAPTEADYSAVAAYAKSQGLTVSGTHTNRLVLDVKGSALNASSAFHVRLNNYRAADGRVFHCPSSDPLLPASIAGRVQSIVGLDNAAVLHPNFIQTPINDVLGSPNYLQGMTGGGSLLAPRGGGSGPGGGLTPSDINTAYNLAGGARTGSGQTLALFELDGYSASDIRMYESAYGLPNVPLQNILVDGVNGVPATDGAAEVTLDIELQIAVAPGVSKVIVYEAPNTGSGLVDEYNRIATDNTAKQISTSWGMPEHYANAALLNAENTIFQQMAAQGQSIYAAAGDSGAYDDNSTVCVDDPASQPFVSSVGGTRLTLGANHSYGSETTWNHGRGAGAGGGGVSVYWNKPDWQQGLGVSATKRNIPDVSLDSDPNTGYSIAYHGSWTLFGGTSCASPLWAGFTALVNQQRAIAGLSPMGFPNPVLYTIGKGTNYGADFHDIADASTNLFYSATTGFDDATGWGTFNGLNLLADLAPMAPPVAPATDLAATLTPPTTVGLSWTAVDGAASYNVLRGTKAGGPYAKIGNTATASYTDTTAGSSTTYYYVVVSVVASGTSVYSNEASVTTAGAPQAITDLAAASAGMTGVNLTWTAGATATSYNILRSATHSGPYTQVGTSTDPSYSDTGLTGSTTYYYVVTAANSDGVSANSNEASATTAPAAPPAPTKLTATSAGSYRIVLSWTASLRATGYAVLRSTTAGGPYTAVTTSSTTSASNDGLAPGTTYYYVVTAINTGGTSPNSNEASAKTTPAAPQAPANLTATAASASAINLSWTAPAGAVSYNVLRGVKHLGPYSKIGTTTSTTYVSDSLDSSTAYYYVVTAVNTVGSSPNSNEATATTALGAPKAPTGLVAKTQNTTMIGLSWNPTPYATGYGLFRSTTKGGPYTSIGIVNVNSSNSAHPNCADSSLTPNTTYYYVINAFNSVGSGPNGAEANATTLPLPPSSATNLTATAVNASRITLSWTAGDGATGYIIQRSLTAGGPYTKVATATTTNYINDGLDSLTTYYYVVTSVNAGGTADNSNEASATTALAPPPVPAHLTATTTGTTSIALTWTASKNAASYTVSRRTGSTGAFTQIATTTDPAYANTGLTGSTTYTYIVTATNAAGVSLASAPASAITAPNAPPAPTHLVVSSVAYNHVNLAWTSAARATSYVVARSATQGGPYTQVGSATGVNYIDTSVSGSTTYYYVVSAANAGGGSDISNEVTATTPTAPPAGPTGLTARALGATQINLTWTASTDAVTYNVLRAKAHNGPYVKIATCSGTGYSDRGLTKATMFYYVVSATNTNGTGANSAEASAQTAAVVFAAPTGLATQPEAPTLMGLSWNAVPGATTYGIYRSTTQGGPYTSIGIVNVWSGNAAHPNCADAFVQAGTTYYYVVTAYTTGATSGFSNEAVGTTATDGSSANR, encoded by the coding sequence ATGAACAGAACTCACGCACGGAAACGTGCGTTTATCATAGGAACACTCGGGCTGGCCGCCACGGCGGGCCGAGCGGCGGCGGATCCTTCGGATCTGATGCGCATCGCCGGACATATGCCGGCGGCGCTGAGCCAGACGAAGCTGATCGGCGCGACCGACGAGAGCGCTCCGCTCTCCATGGCGATCGTGCTTCCGCTACGCAACCCCGGTCTTCTCCAGACGACGCTGCAGCAGATCTACGATCCCAGCAGCCCGTCTTACCACCATTTTCTCTCCTCGGAAGAATTCAATGCGCGCTTTGCGCCCACGGAAGCGGACTACTCAGCGGTGGCGGCGTACGCCAAATCGCAGGGACTGACCGTGAGCGGAACGCACACAAACCGCCTGGTTTTGGACGTCAAGGGCTCGGCTCTGAACGCATCCAGCGCGTTCCACGTCCGATTGAACAATTATCGCGCCGCCGACGGGCGCGTCTTCCACTGTCCTTCCTCCGATCCCCTGCTCCCCGCCTCGATCGCGGGACGCGTGCAGTCGATCGTCGGTCTGGACAACGCCGCCGTTCTCCATCCGAACTTCATTCAGACGCCCATCAACGATGTCCTGGGATCTCCGAACTATCTTCAGGGCATGACGGGAGGCGGCTCCCTGCTCGCGCCGCGCGGCGGCGGCAGCGGCCCTGGCGGCGGCTTGACGCCGAGCGACATCAACACGGCTTATAACCTGGCCGGCGGCGCGCGGACCGGGTCGGGGCAGACCCTGGCGCTGTTCGAGCTGGACGGCTACAGCGCGAGCGACATCCGGATGTACGAGTCTGCCTACGGACTGCCCAATGTCCCGCTTCAGAACATCCTGGTCGACGGCGTCAACGGCGTCCCGGCAACCGACGGCGCGGCCGAAGTGACTCTGGACATCGAACTGCAAATCGCGGTCGCTCCCGGCGTCAGCAAGGTCATCGTCTATGAAGCTCCGAACACCGGATCGGGCCTGGTCGACGAATACAATCGCATCGCTACCGACAACACCGCCAAACAGATCAGCACCTCCTGGGGCATGCCGGAGCACTACGCCAATGCAGCGCTTCTGAACGCGGAAAACACGATCTTCCAGCAGATGGCCGCGCAGGGCCAATCCATCTATGCGGCCGCCGGCGACAGCGGCGCTTACGATGACAACAGCACGGTTTGCGTCGACGACCCCGCCTCTCAGCCGTTCGTCTCCAGCGTCGGCGGCACCCGGCTCACCCTGGGCGCGAACCACTCGTACGGCAGTGAAACGACCTGGAACCACGGTCGCGGCGCCGGCGCGGGCGGCGGCGGCGTGAGCGTCTACTGGAACAAGCCCGACTGGCAGCAAGGCCTGGGCGTTTCGGCCACAAAGCGCAACATCCCGGATGTCTCGCTCGACTCCGACCCCAACACCGGTTACTCGATCGCCTATCACGGCTCCTGGACCCTCTTCGGCGGCACCAGCTGCGCGTCTCCGCTGTGGGCGGGCTTCACGGCGCTCGTCAACCAGCAGCGCGCGATTGCGGGCCTGAGCCCCATGGGCTTCCCGAATCCCGTGCTCTACACGATCGGCAAGGGAACGAACTACGGCGCGGACTTCCACGACATCGCGGACGCCAGCACCAACCTCTTCTACTCGGCGACCACGGGCTTCGACGACGCCACCGGATGGGGAACGTTCAATGGCCTGAACCTGCTCGCCGATCTCGCGCCGATGGCGCCGCCGGTCGCTCCGGCGACGGATCTGGCCGCGACGCTCACGCCTCCGACCACGGTCGGCCTGTCGTGGACGGCGGTGGACGGCGCCGCCAGCTACAATGTCCTGCGGGGAACGAAAGCCGGCGGACCTTACGCCAAGATCGGAAACACCGCCACGGCGTCCTACACGGACACCACGGCGGGTTCGTCCACGACGTACTACTATGTGGTCGTCTCGGTCGTCGCCTCCGGAACCAGCGTCTACAGCAACGAAGCCAGCGTCACCACCGCCGGCGCGCCTCAGGCGATCACCGATCTTGCGGCGGCCAGCGCCGGGATGACCGGCGTCAACCTGACCTGGACGGCGGGCGCCACGGCGACCAGCTACAATATCCTTCGCTCCGCCACGCACAGCGGCCCGTACACCCAGGTGGGAACCTCCACGGATCCCAGCTACAGCGACACGGGATTGACGGGCTCCACGACGTACTATTATGTCGTCACCGCCGCGAACAGCGATGGCGTGAGCGCCAACAGCAATGAAGCGTCCGCGACGACGGCTCCCGCCGCGCCGCCCGCTCCCACGAAACTCACCGCGACCAGCGCCGGCTCCTACCGGATCGTTCTTTCCTGGACGGCGTCCCTGCGCGCCACCGGCTACGCCGTTCTGCGCAGCACGACGGCGGGCGGACCGTACACCGCCGTGACGACGAGTTCGACCACCAGCGCCAGCAACGACGGCCTTGCTCCCGGAACGACCTATTACTATGTCGTCACCGCGATCAACACCGGCGGAACGAGCCCGAACAGCAATGAGGCGAGCGCTAAGACCACTCCGGCGGCTCCCCAGGCTCCGGCGAACCTCACGGCGACCGCAGCGAGCGCGTCGGCCATCAACCTCTCCTGGACGGCTCCGGCCGGCGCGGTCAGCTATAACGTCCTGCGCGGCGTCAAGCACCTCGGCCCTTACTCCAAGATCGGAACCACGACCAGCACGACCTATGTCAGCGACAGCCTGGACAGCAGCACGGCGTACTACTACGTCGTGACGGCGGTCAACACCGTCGGCTCCAGCCCCAACAGCAACGAGGCCACCGCCACCACGGCGCTCGGCGCTCCCAAGGCTCCCACCGGCCTGGTCGCCAAGACCCAGAACACGACCATGATCGGCCTGTCCTGGAACCCGACGCCCTACGCCACCGGCTATGGCCTCTTCCGCTCCACCACCAAGGGCGGCCCGTACACCTCGATCGGCATCGTCAACGTCAACTCCAGCAACTCGGCGCATCCCAATTGCGCGGACTCGTCGCTGACGCCGAACACGACGTACTATTACGTGATCAATGCCTTCAACTCGGTCGGCTCCGGCCCGAACGGCGCGGAAGCCAACGCAACCACGCTGCCGCTGCCTCCGTCCTCCGCGACTAACCTGACGGCGACGGCCGTCAATGCAAGCCGCATCACTCTGAGCTGGACCGCCGGCGACGGAGCAACAGGCTACATCATTCAGCGCTCTCTGACCGCAGGCGGCCCCTACACGAAGGTCGCCACCGCGACCACGACGAACTACATCAACGACGGCCTCGACAGCTTGACCACATACTACTATGTGGTGACTTCGGTCAACGCCGGCGGAACCGCCGATAACAGCAACGAAGCCAGCGCCACCACGGCGCTCGCGCCGCCTCCGGTCCCGGCTCATCTGACGGCGACCACCACGGGCACGACCAGCATCGCGCTGACCTGGACGGCTTCCAAGAACGCCGCCAGCTATACGGTCTCGCGCCGCACCGGCTCCACCGGAGCATTCACGCAAATCGCGACGACTACGGATCCCGCCTACGCCAATACCGGCCTGACCGGCTCCACGACGTACACGTACATCGTGACCGCCACCAACGCCGCCGGCGTAAGCCTGGCCAGCGCTCCCGCCTCGGCGATTACCGCGCCGAACGCGCCGCCGGCTCCGACCCATCTGGTGGTCAGCTCTGTCGCTTACAATCACGTCAATCTGGCGTGGACATCGGCGGCCCGCGCCACAAGCTACGTGGTTGCCCGCAGCGCCACGCAGGGCGGACCGTACACTCAGGTCGGCTCCGCCACCGGCGTCAACTACATCGACACCAGCGTGAGCGGCAGCACGACGTACTACTACGTGGTGAGCGCCGCGAACGCCGGCGGCGGCAGCGACATCAGCAATGAAGTCACCGCCACCACCCCCACGGCGCCGCCCGCCGGTCCGACCGGTCTCACGGCGAGGGCTCTGGGCGCCACGCAGATCAACCTGACATGGACGGCCTCGACGGACGCGGTGACCTACAACGTTCTGCGCGCCAAAGCGCACAACGGCCCTTACGTCAAAATCGCGACGTGCTCGGGTACGGGCTACTCGGACCGCGGCCTGACCAAAGCGACGATGTTCTACTACGTCGTCAGCGCGACCAACACCAACGGGACCGGCGCCAACAGCGCCGAAGCCAGCGCGCAGACGGCCGCCGTCGTCTTCGCGGCTCCCACCGGCCTGGCGACACAGCCGGAAGCTCCCACCCTGATGGGACTTTCCTGGAACGCGGTCCCCGGCGCGACCACCTACGGGATCTACCGCTCCACCACCCAGGGCGGCCCGTACACTTCGATCGGCATCGTCAACGTCTGGAGCGGCAACGCCGCTCATCCGAACTGCGCGGACGCCTTCGTGCAGGCCGGAACAACCTACTACTACGTCGTCACGGCGTACACAACCGGCGCAACCAGCGGCTTCAGCAATGAAGCCGTCGGAACCACCGCAACCGACGGCTCGTCGGCGAACCGGTAA
- a CDS encoding L-type lectin-domain containing protein, whose protein sequence is MSRKVHILVLAAAALLPISARAQVIDHSNPTSNNDLVANQSYPWGPVFMGGVCRLTDKGTSEICTIFYKDRVNVAKFKNSFEFQIISGGPFDDATQSYPNVADGMTFTLQATAVSAIGLGGGNLGYGTIDHSVAVKFDCAPNPEGDPSGSCTGLFVNGQAPFGGIDLLPAKIDLRSQHPFRVEMDYDHAVLRVRITDLATAATAVQTYNVDIPATIGSPSAFVGFTAATGLGSSAHDLHSWYWNSPPFGSTASKSTPREANVAACPAPSQSARGKKIVAPWPTFSLTPAKPPRP, encoded by the coding sequence ATGTCGCGTAAAGTTCACATCCTCGTTCTCGCGGCGGCCGCGCTGCTGCCGATCTCCGCGCGCGCACAGGTCATCGACCACTCCAACCCCACCTCCAACAATGACCTCGTGGCAAACCAGAGTTACCCCTGGGGCCCCGTCTTCATGGGCGGCGTCTGCCGCCTGACGGACAAGGGAACGAGCGAGATCTGTACGATCTTCTACAAAGACCGCGTCAACGTCGCCAAATTCAAAAACTCGTTTGAGTTTCAAATCATCAGCGGCGGGCCGTTCGACGACGCCACCCAGAGTTACCCAAATGTCGCGGACGGAATGACGTTCACGCTCCAGGCAACCGCGGTTTCCGCAATCGGCCTGGGCGGCGGGAACCTGGGATACGGGACCATCGACCATAGCGTCGCCGTCAAATTCGACTGCGCCCCAAACCCGGAAGGCGATCCTTCTGGAAGCTGCACCGGGCTCTTCGTCAACGGCCAAGCTCCCTTTGGGGGCATCGATCTCCTGCCGGCGAAGATCGACCTGCGCAGCCAGCATCCCTTCCGAGTAGAAATGGACTACGACCACGCCGTATTGCGTGTTCGGATCACGGATCTTGCGACCGCCGCCACGGCCGTGCAGACATACAATGTCGATATCCCGGCGACCATCGGCTCTCCCTCGGCGTTCGTCGGCTTCACCGCCGCCACGGGCCTGGGCAGCAGCGCCCACGACCTCCACTCCTGGTACTGGAACTCTCCGCCCTTCGGCTCAACGGCGTCCAAAAGTACGCCGCGCGAAGCGAACGTCGCCGCCTGTCCCGCGCCGTCCCAAAGCGCCAGGGGCAAAAAGATCGTGGCCCCATGGCCGACCTTCTCCCTCACACCCGCCAAGCCGCCCAGGCCGTGA
- a CDS encoding ArsR/SmtB family transcription factor — protein sequence MESVFEIIAEPNRRAILGLLLTSQQSVGEIERQLHMTQTTVSKHLRVLREAGFVESTVDAQRRLYRLKPEPLQEIDAWLAPFRLFWSTHVDALERHLDRMDEPTPISTPTKKTTRRR from the coding sequence ATGGAATCCGTGTTTGAAATCATTGCGGAGCCGAACCGTCGCGCGATCTTGGGCCTGCTGCTCACCTCCCAACAGTCGGTTGGCGAGATTGAGCGTCAGCTTCACATGACACAAACGACCGTGTCAAAGCACCTGCGCGTGCTGCGCGAGGCCGGCTTCGTGGAGTCCACGGTGGACGCACAGCGCCGCCTCTACCGACTGAAGCCGGAGCCGCTTCAGGAGATCGACGCCTGGCTAGCGCCGTTCCGCTTGTTCTGGTCCACTCACGTGGATGCTCTGGAACGCCATCTCGACCGCATGGATGAGCCCACTCCAATATCGACACCGACGAAAAAGACGACAAGGAGAAGATAA
- a CDS encoding SRPBCC family protein — MANREQYAPGPASDAQIRKDGENWTLILVRELRHSPEKVWRALTTPADLREWAPFDADGNLGTAGATVNLTTVGAPTPQVSETTVTRADAPKLLEYQWGGADIRWELESLHGGTRLTLWHNIDRRFISMGAAGWHICFDVLDELLGGAPIGRIVGGEAMKFGWPQLNKEYAKQFGVETPSW, encoded by the coding sequence ATGGCCAATCGTGAACAGTATGCGCCGGGTCCCGCCAGCGACGCGCAGATACGGAAGGACGGAGAGAATTGGACGCTCATTCTCGTCAGAGAACTGCGCCATTCGCCGGAAAAAGTCTGGCGGGCGCTGACCACCCCGGCGGACCTGCGCGAGTGGGCGCCCTTTGACGCCGATGGGAATCTGGGTACGGCGGGCGCCACGGTGAATCTCACCACGGTGGGAGCGCCCACGCCGCAGGTTTCGGAAACCACAGTGACGCGGGCCGACGCTCCCAAGCTGCTGGAGTACCAATGGGGCGGCGCCGATATCCGGTGGGAACTCGAATCCCTGCACGGCGGCACGCGGCTGACGCTGTGGCACAATATCGATCGCCGCTTCATCTCCATGGGCGCCGCCGGGTGGCACATTTGCTTCGATGTTCTGGATGAGCTTCTCGGCGGAGCTCCCATCGGGCGCATCGTCGGCGGTGAGGCGATGAAGTTCGGCTGGCCGCAGCTCAATAAGGAGTACGCCAAGCAGTTCGGAGTGGAAACGCCCAGCTGGTGA
- a CDS encoding DUF1801 domain-containing protein: protein MQNVNESAMEEESPSLLIDAQIKEMGDWRGEMLARLRSLIKQADPEVIEEVKWRKPSNAMSGVPVWSHDGMICTGETYKNAVKLTFAKGASLEDPSHLFNSSLEGNTRRAIDFPEGAKIDEEALKALILAAVALNAASKKPGKKSS, encoded by the coding sequence ATGCAGAATGTGAACGAGAGCGCGATGGAGGAAGAATCTCCCTCTCTGCTGATAGATGCGCAGATCAAGGAGATGGGCGATTGGCGTGGCGAGATGCTCGCTCGGCTCCGCAGTCTCATCAAACAGGCCGATCCCGAAGTGATCGAGGAGGTGAAATGGAGAAAGCCGTCGAACGCAATGTCAGGAGTGCCGGTGTGGTCGCACGACGGAATGATCTGCACGGGCGAGACTTATAAGAACGCCGTCAAATTGACCTTCGCCAAGGGCGCGTCGCTGGAGGATCCTTCCCATCTGTTTAACTCCAGCCTTGAAGGCAACACCCGCCGCGCCATCGATTTCCCAGAGGGAGCAAAGATCGATGAAGAGGCCCTGAAGGCGCTCATTCTCGCCGCCGTGGCGCTGAACGCGGCCTCCAAAAAACCAGGCAAGAAATCATCCTAA